In Magnetospirillum sp. XM-1, a single window of DNA contains:
- the gltX gene encoding glutamate--tRNA ligase: MSAIVRFAPSPTGLLHVGNARVALLNLLCARASGGRFILRLDDTDLERSKPEFAEAIQDDLRWLGLDWDRLERQSARLDAYAAAAGRLKAEGRLYACYETPDELELRRKVQLGRGLPPVYDRAALKLTPDEVARFEAEGRKPHWRFKLEHEEVRWNDCVRGPSHYHGANLSDPVLIRGDGSFLYTLPSVVDDIEFGITHVIRGEDHVTNTAPQIQLFQALGAVPPAFAHLPLLTGASGEGLSKRLGSGSLRDLRATGIHPMALNSLLAKLGTSDAIEIRHSLADLAAEFAWDKFGRGTPKFDSAELERLDARLMHTASFAEVKDRLGIIGADEEFWLAVRPNLSHLADAAEWWAICRQALAPVIEDADFTNAAAGLLPPEPWDHATWGAWTEAVKQATGRKGKMLFHPLRLALTGRENGPELKTLLPLIGRERAVSRLSGRAA, from the coding sequence ATGAGCGCCATCGTCCGTTTCGCTCCCAGCCCCACCGGGCTGCTGCACGTGGGCAATGCCCGCGTCGCCCTGCTCAACCTGCTGTGCGCCCGCGCCAGCGGCGGCCGCTTCATCCTGCGCCTCGACGACACCGATTTGGAACGCTCCAAGCCCGAATTCGCCGAGGCGATCCAGGATGACCTGCGCTGGCTGGGCCTGGACTGGGACAGGCTGGAGCGCCAGTCGGCCCGGCTCGACGCCTATGCCGCCGCCGCCGGGCGCCTCAAGGCCGAGGGGCGGCTCTATGCCTGCTACGAGACCCCGGACGAGCTGGAATTGCGGCGCAAGGTGCAGTTGGGCCGGGGCCTTCCCCCCGTCTACGACCGCGCCGCGCTGAAACTCACCCCCGACGAGGTCGCCCGCTTCGAGGCGGAAGGGCGCAAGCCCCACTGGCGCTTCAAGCTGGAGCACGAGGAGGTGCGCTGGAACGATTGCGTGCGCGGCCCCAGCCATTACCACGGCGCCAATTTGTCCGACCCGGTGCTGATCCGGGGCGACGGCTCCTTCCTCTACACCCTGCCCAGCGTGGTGGACGACATCGAGTTCGGCATCACCCACGTGATCCGGGGCGAGGACCACGTCACCAACACCGCGCCGCAGATCCAGCTGTTCCAGGCGCTGGGCGCGGTTCCGCCCGCTTTCGCCCATCTGCCGCTGCTCACGGGGGCGAGCGGCGAGGGGCTGTCCAAGCGTCTGGGGTCGGGTTCGCTCCGGGATCTGCGCGCCACCGGCATCCATCCCATGGCGCTCAATTCCCTGCTGGCCAAGCTGGGCACCTCGGACGCCATCGAGATCCGCCATTCGCTGGCCGATCTGGCCGCCGAATTCGCCTGGGACAAGTTCGGGCGCGGCACGCCCAAATTCGATTCCGCCGAACTGGAGCGCCTGGACGCCCGCCTGATGCACACCGCCTCCTTCGCCGAGGTGAAGGACAGGCTGGGCATCATTGGCGCCGACGAGGAATTCTGGCTGGCGGTGCGGCCCAACCTCAGCCATCTGGCCGACGCCGCGGAATGGTGGGCCATCTGCCGCCAGGCCCTGGCCCCGGTGATCGAGGACGCGGATTTCACCAACGCCGCCGCCGGATTGCTGCCGCCCGAGCCCTGGGACCACGCCACCTGGGGCGCCTGGACCGAAGCGGTGAAGCAGGCGACGGGCCGCAAGGGCAAGATGCTGTTCCACCCCTTGCGTCTGGCGCTCACCGGCCGCGAGAATGGGCCGGAACTGAAGACGCTGCTGCCGCTGATCGGGCGCGAGCGCGCCGTTTCCCGCCTTTCGGGGCGGGCGGCTTGA
- the cysS gene encoding cysteine--tRNA ligase translates to MPLVLYNTLTRTKDVFEPLVPGHVGMYVCGPTVYDRAHIGNARPVIVFDVLYRLLKTLYPSVRYVRNITDVDDKINARAKETGEPISAITERTTRMFHEDIGALNCLLPDVEPRATAHIGQMIAMIERLIAKGYAYAAEGHVLFAVGAMADYGQLSRRSQDEMIAGARVEVAPYKKDAGDFVLWKPSSDDLPGWDSPWGRGRPGWHIECSAMSLQHLGETFDIHGGGQDLVFPHHENEIAQSTCANGKPFARFWLHNGWLMVEGEKMSKSLGNFFTVRELLDQAPGEAIRLAMLATHYHQPFDWTAEGLKQAKATLDRLYTALRNAADIDANGYEAETPLEVLAALKDDLNTPLAIAHLHELAGALNKASGLEDRARRKGALLASAHMLGLLYQDPEAWFKGSGAAGGPSDAEIEAAIIARTEARKAKNFAEADRIRQDLAAKGVVLEDGAGGTTWKRA, encoded by the coding sequence GTGCCGCTGGTTCTCTACAACACCCTGACCCGCACCAAGGACGTGTTCGAGCCCCTGGTTCCGGGCCATGTGGGCATGTATGTCTGCGGCCCCACCGTCTATGACCGCGCCCATATCGGCAACGCCCGGCCGGTGATCGTCTTCGACGTGCTCTATCGCCTTTTGAAGACGCTGTATCCGTCGGTGCGCTATGTGCGCAACATCACCGACGTGGACGACAAGATCAACGCGCGTGCCAAGGAAACCGGCGAGCCCATCTCGGCCATCACCGAGCGCACCACCCGGATGTTCCACGAGGATATCGGCGCGCTGAACTGCCTGTTGCCCGACGTGGAGCCCCGCGCCACCGCCCATATCGGCCAGATGATCGCCATGATCGAGCGCCTGATCGCCAAGGGCTACGCCTATGCCGCCGAGGGGCACGTGCTGTTCGCGGTGGGCGCCATGGCCGATTACGGCCAGCTGTCGCGCCGTTCCCAGGACGAGATGATCGCCGGCGCCCGTGTCGAGGTGGCGCCCTACAAGAAGGATGCCGGCGACTTCGTGCTGTGGAAGCCGTCGTCCGACGACCTGCCGGGCTGGGATTCCCCCTGGGGCCGTGGGCGTCCCGGCTGGCACATCGAGTGCTCGGCCATGAGCCTGCAGCATCTGGGCGAGACCTTCGACATCCACGGCGGCGGCCAGGATCTGGTCTTCCCCCACCACGAGAACGAGATCGCGCAAAGCACCTGCGCCAACGGCAAGCCCTTCGCCCGCTTCTGGCTGCACAACGGCTGGCTGATGGTGGAAGGCGAGAAGATGTCCAAGTCCTTGGGCAACTTCTTCACCGTGCGCGAGCTGCTGGACCAGGCCCCGGGAGAGGCCATTCGCCTCGCCATGCTGGCCACCCACTACCACCAGCCCTTCGACTGGACGGCGGAAGGATTGAAGCAGGCCAAGGCGACGCTGGACCGCCTGTACACCGCGCTGCGCAATGCCGCCGACATCGACGCCAACGGCTATGAGGCGGAAACGCCGCTGGAGGTGCTGGCGGCGCTCAAGGACGATCTCAACACGCCCTTGGCCATTGCCCATCTGCACGAACTGGCGGGCGCGCTGAACAAGGCCAGCGGCCTGGAGGACAGGGCGCGCCGCAAGGGGGCGCTGCTGGCGTCGGCCCACATGCTCGGCCTGCTCTACCAGGACCCCGAGGCGTGGTTCAAGGGATCGGGCGCGGCCGGCGGCCCAAGCGACGCCGAGATCGAGGCGGCCATAATCGCCCGCACCGAGGCCCGCAAGGCGAAGAACTTCGCCGAGGCCGACCGCATCCGCCAGGATCTGGCGGCCAAGGGCGTGGTGCTCGAGGACGGCGCCGGCGGCACCACCTGGAAGCGGGCCTAA
- a CDS encoding bifunctional acetate--CoA ligase family protein/GNAT family N-acetyltransferase: protein MSIHNLSFLFEPTSVAVIGASDRPRSAGAVVMRNLLAAGFKGPIMPVHPTHRAVAGVLAYRDVASMPLTPDLAVLCTPGETVPKLLDDLGRRGTRAAIVIAGDVDKDAVLAAARPWGLRILGGGALGVLVPRIRLDASFSHVTALPGKVAFVSQSGALSTAVLDWARPRGIGFSHFISLGDAHDIDFADVMDYLANDDQTRAILLYIESIGERRNFIPAARAAARNKPVLLVRAVPEADDHPIGPFLAESLARPEDAFDAAIRRAGALRVHDIDELFGAVETLARAKPMKGQRLAVLSNGGGTAMMALAEMGGPGGGQMAQLSEETLRKLTALMPRNWKGANPVDLGVDANGKRYADMARVMIEAEEVDATLVIHAPNAMADGLEAAQAVIDTQKRHGGAVLTSWVGEEAAAPARKLFGEAALPTYDTPGRAVRAFRHLVNYQRNQDMLLETPPSLIEGFAAAKGTARLIVARGLADPDGNLTEPDAKALLSAYGIATQDTRLAATIDGAVQAADQVGYPVALTIASPDVARKWDVGGVALNLEDAAAVRSAAEGILRRVEETRPEIRVDGFTIQRMAFRPNARQLIVGVACDPLFGPVLVFGEGGRAVEVIRDHTVGLPPVNLPLARGMIGRTRVSRLLQAHGRRPAVDLDAVAEVLVRVSRMLADNPEIVACDINPLFADEHGALAVDARIRVAPWEDTDLRHFSILPYPAELEETTRLHDGSSVTLRPIRPEDTVAHSEMMSRMTPQDLRLRFFGQVRQIHHHQMARLTQIDYEREMAFIATRANKDGQPETLGVVRTVTDPDNRRAELAVLVRSDMKGTGLGSMLMDKIVRYQRGRGTKAIYAQIMIENDAMIRLAAKAGFQKQVAEDPDVVEMVLELG, encoded by the coding sequence ATGAGCATTCACAACCTTTCCTTCCTGTTCGAGCCCACCTCGGTGGCGGTGATCGGGGCCTCGGATCGGCCGCGTTCGGCGGGCGCCGTGGTGATGCGCAATCTGCTGGCCGCGGGCTTCAAGGGCCCGATCATGCCGGTCCACCCCACCCACCGGGCGGTCGCCGGCGTGCTGGCCTACCGCGACGTGGCGTCCATGCCGCTCACCCCCGATCTGGCGGTGCTGTGCACCCCGGGCGAGACGGTGCCGAAGCTGCTGGACGACCTGGGGCGGCGGGGAACCAGGGCGGCCATCGTCATCGCCGGCGACGTGGACAAGGACGCGGTGCTGGCGGCGGCGCGGCCCTGGGGGCTGCGCATCCTGGGCGGCGGCGCGCTGGGCGTGCTGGTGCCGCGCATCCGCCTCGACGCCAGCTTTTCCCATGTCACCGCGCTGCCGGGAAAGGTGGCCTTCGTCTCGCAGTCGGGCGCGCTGTCCACCGCCGTGCTGGACTGGGCCCGGCCGCGCGGCATCGGCTTTTCCCACTTCATCAGCCTGGGCGACGCCCACGACATCGATTTCGCCGACGTCATGGACTACCTCGCCAACGACGACCAGACGCGGGCCATCCTGCTCTACATCGAATCCATCGGCGAGCGGCGCAACTTCATCCCCGCCGCCAGGGCGGCGGCGCGCAACAAGCCGGTGCTGCTGGTCCGCGCCGTGCCCGAGGCCGACGACCACCCCATCGGGCCGTTCCTGGCCGAATCCCTGGCCCGGCCCGAGGACGCCTTCGACGCCGCCATCCGCCGGGCCGGCGCGCTGCGCGTGCATGACATCGACGAACTGTTCGGCGCGGTGGAGACCCTGGCCCGGGCCAAGCCCATGAAGGGCCAGCGCCTGGCCGTGCTATCCAACGGCGGCGGCACCGCCATGATGGCGCTCGCCGAGATGGGCGGACCGGGCGGCGGCCAGATGGCCCAACTGTCCGAGGAAACCCTGCGCAAGCTGACCGCCCTGATGCCGCGCAACTGGAAGGGGGCCAACCCGGTGGACCTGGGGGTCGACGCCAACGGCAAGCGCTACGCCGACATGGCCCGGGTGATGATCGAGGCCGAGGAGGTGGACGCCACCCTGGTGATCCACGCCCCCAACGCCATGGCCGACGGGCTGGAGGCGGCCCAGGCGGTGATCGACACCCAGAAGCGCCATGGCGGCGCGGTGCTGACCTCCTGGGTCGGCGAGGAGGCGGCGGCCCCGGCCCGCAAGCTGTTCGGCGAGGCGGCGCTGCCCACCTACGACACCCCTGGACGGGCGGTGCGCGCCTTCCGCCATCTGGTCAATTACCAGCGTAACCAGGACATGCTGCTGGAGACGCCGCCATCGCTGATCGAGGGCTTCGCCGCCGCCAAGGGTACGGCGCGGCTGATCGTGGCGCGCGGCCTGGCCGATCCGGACGGCAACCTGACCGAGCCCGACGCCAAGGCCCTGCTGTCGGCCTACGGCATCGCGACCCAGGACACCCGCCTGGCCGCCACCATCGACGGCGCGGTCCAAGCCGCCGATCAGGTGGGCTATCCCGTGGCGCTGACCATCGCGTCGCCCGACGTGGCCCGCAAGTGGGACGTGGGCGGCGTGGCGCTGAACCTGGAAGACGCGGCGGCCGTGCGCTCGGCGGCCGAGGGCATTTTGCGCCGCGTCGAGGAAACCCGGCCGGAAATCCGCGTCGACGGCTTCACCATCCAGCGCATGGCGTTTCGCCCCAACGCCCGCCAGTTGATCGTCGGCGTGGCCTGCGACCCGCTGTTCGGCCCCGTGCTGGTGTTCGGCGAGGGTGGCCGCGCGGTCGAGGTCATCCGCGACCACACCGTCGGCCTGCCCCCCGTCAACCTGCCGCTGGCCCGCGGCATGATCGGACGGACCCGGGTGTCGCGGCTGCTCCAGGCCCATGGACGCCGTCCCGCCGTCGATCTCGACGCGGTGGCCGAGGTGCTGGTCCGGGTGTCGCGCATGCTCGCCGACAACCCCGAGATCGTCGCCTGCGACATCAATCCGCTGTTCGCCGACGAGCATGGCGCCCTGGCGGTGGACGCCCGCATCCGGGTGGCCCCCTGGGAGGACACCGATCTGCGGCATTTCTCCATCCTGCCCTATCCGGCCGAGTTGGAGGAGACGACCCGCCTGCACGACGGCTCGTCCGTCACCCTGCGCCCCATCCGGCCCGAGGACACCGTCGCCCATTCGGAAATGATGAGCCGCATGACGCCCCAGGATCTGCGCCTGCGCTTCTTCGGCCAGGTCCGCCAGATCCACCACCACCAGATGGCGCGCCTCACCCAGATCGACTACGAGCGCGAGATGGCCTTCATCGCCACCCGCGCCAACAAGGACGGCCAGCCCGAGACGCTGGGCGTGGTGCGCACCGTCACCGATCCCGACAACCGCCGCGCCGAGCTGGCGGTGCTGGTGCGTTCCGACATGAAGGGCACCGGCCTGGGCTCCATGCTGATGGACAAGATCGTCCGCTATCAGCGCGGCCGCGGCACCAAGGCCATCTACGCCCAGATCATGATCGAGAACGACGCCATGATCCGCCTGGCCGCCAAGGCCGGGTTCCAAAAGCAGGTGGCGGAAGATCCCGACGTGGTCGAGATGGTCCTGGAACTGGGCTAG